In Denticeps clupeoides chromosome 1, fDenClu1.1, whole genome shotgun sequence, a single window of DNA contains:
- the LOC114796457 gene encoding titin isoform X26, which translates to MQMESRRKSQRSSFMDSLSSRSQWIIVLGLLITWSMAGIFMFDFINFKEEPDTQEDPIAAINDALESISEYMDKGLDVLSDPLGLVPESGEIVESAVDGLADLAGSASGLLLDSEGSVYGVRFLKSGGALIEDVRTGMQDAVLYLFHIFEGVLNAVTSFPVGILTQTLDGVKCILNLIANCIPSMPASREGSSYGVGALKSGGALMEDARIGLKNAVLYIFDVFQGLLNAAASFPFDGVTWIVNLIANCIPSMPAGHEGGFYGEVVLQSGGALVEDVRTGVKNVVLYLFNVFEGVLDAVIFIPDLLVTQTMHGVKYITNIVVYCVTSIPIDHAGWIPESIKPMNAITYATEGITNLNKNVFGSLSNMFKSDEGYIPEMSFDPMKVVTDAVEEITDKRNMFLAYLSTMLMQEKEDALQMKRKKGEFFPPLETVTEIMDRKEDDVLLEKIFKATSTKLEDHRRGRAMDDLQEEHEQKQEDSGKLDLKEEEDLDHMGEYQQEDRDEKNNKDASDYYNVSEPENLDDAVEKNVEGLVFLMKPITDVPDLERDSEAADEYEDKKSPESVIPEIEEFKEFETIPDDDEEMISGDTEETGKQARSDITEEEDDDDDDDDDDDKVPAEQAHSDITVSDFEGEIEMKVTDDDDLDSEDTEEKTSNVADDHIIEGEDDGEDLTEKTTAASKLAETTDDYNNDDAEDYRGGDEDNKDKDDYLEIEDAEETTAHDESVSEIDNKKDHVTESEDDVKDLIGPFTEAPKLADNEDDLEREDEEGKITSDLALAEIDNKHDHMTESEDDLIEPPTAAASLTDNHNVHDDDDAEEKIKSDVVVTEMDDKDDPLTVSEADSEDLIDPPAEAPSLTENCDVNYGDVHDDDDDLDSDDAEEKIKSDGGLAEDLVEPQTESPKMAEASDADEEDDLQSEDAEDKIKAEIRNKDDHMTESEDDSEDHTEPTTAAPSLAEVSDNQNDDEDDNDFDSDGSEMTEPLETMDTDVSAEQTKPEDILLKPDSSANGDDQNNNNNDRRKEKSKMKKQLPGKTRQSNITSDVLTEQEDLDSLPQDLYGVLEQEKAYKEQKTKEEVYKVIQELRAAEDEEDEEQMAITEETEKNAEEKTSDRMKRKAKLQMNMTSDDLEPKAEKLEKPEKLKKKPSVETHVIKKKSQKEVEAQRERAKPAKKEAEVLKEKVKPAKTERKVAKKAEQAKKAAPKVSTEKAKISPERKEAEDLKRKVKPAPAIKEVPQEKVKLAPEEAEVTKEKVKPLKKDFAASKEKAKPKKDVEAQTERAKPGKDAEVPKEKAKAKEARQVAKEKPAAQIKEPQVPQKKPITPEKEPAEKAKARPTKKESELPKEKAKAPAEVKEVPKEKVKPTPPIKKPKILKKDLKPITKEPKIPKEESKPIKKEPKIPKEEPKPIKEEPEIPKEESKPTKKVPEKAKSAPAIKEPEMPKEKEKPTLTVKKAEVTKEKAKSTRAAKQAEVPKEKARPTPGVKKPEEETHPEKKEIQKEEPKSSKKEPKILKEEPKPIKKEPKILKELKPIKKVPKIPKEGSKPIKKELKMPKEEPKPIKEEPEIPKEEPKPTKKEPEISKEESKPIKTEPKVPKEETPPSKKDPKILKEETQPMKKAPELSKEEPKHIKKEHKVLKEEPSPITKEPKIPKEEPKPKKESKIPKAKPRPTMKEPDISKEESKPIKTEPKSPKKELKPIKKEPKIPKEELKPIKKEPKVPKEEIQLIKKEAKIPEEEPKPIKKEPKVPKEETKPIKKEPKVKKEDTQSITKAEPKIPKEEPEPIKKEPKVPKEDTQPIKKEPKIPVEEPKPIKKEPKVPKEDTHPIKKEPKIPVEEPKPIKKEPKVPKEDTQPIKKEPKIPVEEPKSIKKEPKIPVEEPKSIKKEPKVPKEETKPIKKEPKIPEEEPKSIKKEPKVPKEETKPIKKEPKTPKVEAKPIKKEPKIPEEEPKSIKKEPKIPVEEPKSIKKEPKVPKEETKPIKKEPKIPEEEPKPIKKEPKIPKEEPKPIKKEPKVPKEDTQPIKKEPKIPEEEPKPIKKEPKVPKEETKPIKKEPKTPKVEAKPIKKESKIPEEEPKSIKKEPKIPEEEPKSIKKEPKIPEEESKSIKKEPKVPKEDTQPIKKEPKIPKEEPKPIKKEPKVPKEETKPIKKEPKTPKVEAKPIKKEPKIPEEEPKSIKKELDILKEEPKKAEAEVAKGKVKSTPAVKKPEVPKEKPEPIKKEAEMPKEKLKATPTIKKAEVQKEEKKLMKKEPEVPNEKVLHTTATQVEPVLKEKVKPPRKDVELAKAKAKPAPPLKAEAGIPKDKAKPKKAAEKDKEKPEPTPSPKELGVKKEKVPAAPTAKKPDVPKTEAKQPKKAPGAVLKERLKLTRGKADIHLKAELEGLKNLTKPIPKKEHIVKERKKLVEKATPEAPKEVKPVPETEEPEVSQETTAPLEKVVHIESVTPVDVTEPAPTKPGEPPLLEEFGAEEDDLPYFQCFFVDEDDTHYPFFPFSPIQM; encoded by the exons ATGCAGATGGAGTCTCGTCGCAAGAGCCAGCGCAGCAGCTTCATGGATTCCCTTAGCAGCCGCAGCCAATGGATCATCGTCCTCGGCCTCCTCATCACCTGGTCCATGGCTGGCATATTTATGTTCGACTTCATCAATTTCAAGGAAGAACCGG acacacaggagGATCCCATAGCCGCTATAAACGATGCGTTGGAGAGCATCTCGGAATATATGGATAAAGGCCTGGACGTTTTGAGTGACCCGCTGG GTTTAGTACCTGAATCGGGTGAGATAGTCGAGTCTGCTGTTGATGGACTCGCTGATTTAGCAGGCTCGGCATCAGGACTGCTGCTGGACAGTGAAG gGAGCGTGTACGGAGTGCGTTTCTTGAAATCAGGTGGTGCTCTAATCGAAGATGTAAGAACTGGAATGCAGGATGCGGTGCTGTATTTATTCCACATCTTTGAAG GAGTGCTGAATGCAGTGACCTCCTTCCCAGTAGGAATTTTGACTCAAACACTTGATGGAGTTAAATGCATACTGAACTTGATCGCAAACTGTATTCCAAGCATGCCAGCTAGCCGTGAAG GGAGTTCTTATGGAGTGGGCGCCCTGAAATCTGGTGGTGCACTAATGGAAGATGCAAGAATTGGGCTGAAGAACGCAGTCCTGTATATATTCGACGTCTTTCAAG GCCTCCTCAATGCAGCGGCCTCCTTCCCGTTTGATGGAGTAACATGGATAGTGAACTTGATTGCAAACTGTATTCCAAGCATGCCAGCTGGCCACGAAG gggGTTTTTATGGAGAGGTTGTCCTGCAATCTGGAGGTGCACTCGTGGAAGATGTGAGAACTGGAGTGAAGAATGTGGTTCTGTATTTATTCAACGTCTTCGAAG GAGTGCTGGATGCAGTTATCTTCATCCCGGATCTGCTTGTGACTCAAACAATGCATGGAGTGAAATACATAACAAACATTGTGGTATATTGCGTCACAAGCATACCCATTGACCATGCAG GTTGGATTCCCGAAAGCATTAAACCAATGAACGCCATTACTTACGCAACAGAAGGAATCACTAACCTAAACAAGAATGTCTTTGGCTCGTTGTCTAACATGTTCAAGAGTGATGAAG GTTACATTCCGGAAATGAGCTTTGACCCCATGAAAGTTGTCACTGATGCAGTAGAAGAAATTACTGACAAAAGGAACATGTTCTTGGCATATTTGTCAACTATGCTGATGCAAGAAAAGG aaGATGCACTacagatgaaaagaaagaaag GAGAATTTTTCCCTCCACTAGAAACAG TTACAGAGATCATGGACAGAAAAGAAGATGATGTTCTGCTGGAGAAGATCTTTAAGGCCACTAGTACAAAGCTAGAAGATCACAGGAGAGGAAGAGCCATGGATGACCTCCAAGAAGAGCATGAGCAAAAACAGGAAGATTCTGGTAAATTGGAtttgaaagaggaagaagatcTAGATCACATGGGAGAATATCAACAGGAGGACAGGGATGAGAAAAACAACAAGGATGCTTCTGATTATTATAATGTTTCCGAACCTGAAAATCTTGATGATGCTGTTGAAAAAAATGTTGAGGGTCTTGTGTTTTTGATGAAACCCATCACAGACGTTCCAGATTTGGAAAGGGATTCTGAAGCAGCAGATGAATATGAGGATAAGAAGAGTCCAGAGTCTGTCATTCCTGAAATAgaagaatttaaagaatttgaAACAATTCCAGATGACGATGAAGAAATGATCAGTGGGGATACAGAGGAGACAGGAAAACAGGCAAGATCTGACataacagaagaagaagatgatgatgatgatgatgatgatgatgatgataaggTCCCAGCAGAACAGGCACATTCTGATATAACCGTGTCTGACTTTGAAGGTGAAATAGAGATGAAGGTCACTGATGACGATGATTTAGACAGTGAGGATACAGAGGAAAAAACATCCAATGTAGCTGACGATCATATTATTGAAGGTGAAGATGACGGTGAAGACCTGACAGAAAAAACCACAGCAGCCAGTAAATTGGCTGAGACCACTGACGATTACAACAACGATGATGCTGAAGATTACAGGGGAGGTGATGAAGATAACAAAGATAAGGATGATTATTTGGAGATCGAGGATGCAGAGGAAACAACAGCACATGATGAATCTGTTTCTGAAATAGATAACAAAAAGGATCATGTCACTGAAAGTGAAGATGACGTTAAAGACCTGATAGGACCATTCACAGAAGCACCTAAACTGGCTGATAATGAAGATGATTTAGAGCGTGAGGATGAAGAAGGAAAAATAACATCTGATCTAGCTCTAGCTGAAATAGATAACAAACATGACCACATGACTGAAAGTGAAGATGACCTGATAGAACcacccacagcagcagcatcactgACAGATAACCACAAtgttcatgatgatgatgatgcagaagaaaaaattaaatctgaTGTAGTTGTAACTGAAATGGATGACAAAGATGATCCTCTGACTGTAAGTGAAGCTGACAGTGAAGATCTAATAGATCCACCTGCAGAAGCACCATCATTGACTGAGAACTGTGATGTTAATTATGGTGAtgttcatgatgatgatgatgatttggATAGTGATGatgcagaagaaaaaataaaatctgatggAGGTCTAGCTGAAGACCTTGTAGAACCACAAACAGAATCACCTAAAATGGCTGAGGCCAGTGATGCTGATGAGGAAGATGATTTACAGAGCGAGGATGCAGAAGACAAAATAAAAGCTGAAATACGTAATAAAGATGACCACATGACTGAAAGTGAAGATGATAGTGAAGACCATACAGAACCAACTACAGCAGCACCATCACTGGCTGAGGTCAGTGATAATCaaaatgatgatgaagatgataaTGATTTTGACAGTGATGGTTCAGAGATGACAGAACCGCTGGAGACAATGGATACAGATGTATCAGCTGAACAAACCAAACCTGAGGACATACTTTTGAAGCCTGACAGTTCTGCCAATGGTGATgaccaaaacaacaacaacaacgacagAAGGAAGGAAAAATCCAAAATGAAGAAGCAGTTGCCGGGGAAGACAAGGCAATCAAACATCACGTCCGATGTTCTCACAGAGCAAGAAGATCTGGACTCTTTGCCACAGGACTTATACGGAG TTCTTGAACAAGAAAAAGCATATaaagagcaaaaaacaaaagaagaagtgTATAAGGTCATCCAAG AGTTGAGAGCCGcagaggatgaagaggatgaagaacAGATGGCCATAACTgaggaaacagaaaaaaatgctgaagaAAAAACATCCGACAGAATGAAACGCAAAGCCAAGCTTCAGATGAACATGACTTCAGATGACCTGGAGCCCAAAG CAGAGAAACTGGAGAAGCCCGAGAAGCTGAAGAAGAAACCCAGTGTTGAGACTCATGTGATAAAAAAGAAGTCCCAGAAAG AGGTGGAAGCTCAAAGGGAAAGAGCCAAACCAGCAAAGAAAG AAGCTGAGGTCCTGAAAGAGAAAGTCAAACCAGCCAAGACAG AACGTAAAGTTGCAAAGAAAGCTGAACAAGCAAAGAAAG CAGCACCTAAAGTTTCCACAGAAAAAGCCAAAATATCACCAGAGAGAAAAG AAGCTGAGGATCTGAAGAGGAAAGTCAAACCAGCTCCAGCAATTAAGG AAGTGCCACAAGAAAAAGTCAAGCTTGCACCTGAAGAGGCCGAAG TTACAAAGGAGAAGGTCAAACCACTGAAGAAAg aCTTTGCTGCTTCAAAGGAAAAAGCCAAACCAAAGAAAG ATGTGGAAGCTCAGACAGAGAGGGCCAAACCAGGAAAGG ATGCTGAAGTCCCAAAAGAAAAAGCTAAAGCAAAGGAGG CAAGACAAGTGGCAAAAGAAAAACCAGCAGCACAAATAAAAG AGCCTCAGGTTCCACAGAAGAAACCCATAACTCCTGAGAAAG AACCAGCTGAAAAGGCCAAAGCTCgaccaacaaaaaaag AATCTGAATTACCAAAAGAAAAGGCCAAGGCTCCAGCTGAAGTAAAAG AAGTtccaaaagaaaaagtgaaaccTACTCCACCAATTAAAA AACCAAAGATTCTGAAGAAGGACCTCAAACCTATAACGAAAG AACCCAAGATTCCAAAGGAGGAATCCAAACCTATAAAGAaag AACCTAAGATTCCAAAGGAGGAACCCAAACCAATAAAGGAAG AACCAGAGATTCCAAAGGAGGAATCTAAACCTACAAAGAAAG TGCCAGAAAAGGCCAAGTCTGCCCCAGCAATAAAAG AACCAGAAAtgccaaaagaaaaagagaagccCACTCTAACAGTTAAAA AAGCAGAAGtgacaaaagaaaaagccaAGTCTACTCGAGCTGCTAAAC AAGCAGAAGTGCCGAAAGAAAAGGCCAGGCCTACTCCAGGGGTTAAAA AACCAGAGGAGGAAACCCATCCTGAAAAGAAAG AAATTCAGAAAGAGGAACCCAAATCTTCAAAGAAAG AACCCAAGATCCTGAAAGAGGAACCCAAACCTATTAAGAAAG AACCAAAGATTCTGAAGGAGCTCAAACCTATAAAGAAAG TACCCAAGATTCCTAAGGAGGGATCCAAACCTATAAAGAAAG AACTTAAAATGCCAAAAGAAGAACCCAAACCAATAAAGGAAG AACCAGAGATTCCAAAGGAGGAACCTAAACCTACAAAGAAAG AACCAGAGATTTCAAAGGAGGAATCCAAACCTATAAAGACAG AACCCAAGGTTCCAAAGGAGGAAACCCCACCTTCAAAGAAAG ACCCCAAGATTCTGAAAGAGGAAACCCAACCTATGAAGAAAG CTCCTGAGCTTTCAAAGGAGGAGCCCAAACATATTAAGAAAG AACACAAGGTTCTGAAAGAGGAACCCTCACCTATAACGAAAG AACCCAAGATTCCGAAGGAGGAACCCAAACCCAAGAAAG AATCAAAGATTCCAAAGGCAAAACCTAGACCTACAATGAAAG AACCAGATATTTCAAAGGAGGAATCCAAACCAATAAAGACAG AACCTAAAAGTCCAAAGAAGGAACTCAAACCAATCAAGAAAG AACCTAAGATTCCAAAGGAGGAACTCAAACCAATCAAGAAAG AACCCAAGGTTCCAAAGGAAGAAATACAACTTATAAAGAAAG AAGCCAAGATTCCAGAGGAGGAGCCCAAACCTATAAAGAAAG AACCCAAGGTTCCAAAGGAAGAAACCAAACCCATAAAAAAAG AACCCAAGGTTAAAAAAGAGGACACCCAATCTATTACGAAAG CAGAACCCAAGATTCCAAAGGAGGAGCCCGAACCTATAAAGAAAG AACCCAAGGTTCCAAAGGAAGACACCCAACCTATAAAGAAAG AACCCAAGATTCCAGTGGAGGAGCCCAAACCTATAAAGAAAG AACCCAAGGTTCCAAAGGAAGACACCCATCCTATAAAGAAAG AACCCAAGATTCCAGTGGAGGAGCCCAAACCTATAAAGAAAG AACCCAAGGTTCCAAAGGAAGACACCCAACCTATAAAGAAAG AACCCAAGATTCCAGTGGAGGAGCCCAAATCTATAAAGAAAG AACCCAAGATTCCAGTGGAGGAGCCCAAATCTATAAAGAAAG AACCCAAGGTTCCAAAGGAAGAAACCAAACCCATAAAGAAAG AACCCAAGATTCCAGAGGAGGAGCCCAAATCTATAAAGAAAG AACCCAAGGTTCCAAAGGAAGAAACCAAACCTATCAAGAAAG AACCCAAGACTCCAAAGGTGGAAGCCAAACCTATAAAGAAAG AACCCAAGATTCCAGAGGAGGAGCCCAAATCTATAAAGAAAG AACCCAAGATTCCAGTGGAGGAGCCCAAATCTATAAAGAAAG AACCCAAGGTTCCAAAGGAAGAAACCAAACCTATAAAGAAAG AACCCAAGATTCCAGAGGAGGAGCCCAAACCTATAAAGAAAG AACCCAAGATTCCAAAGGAGGAGCCCAAACCTATAAAGAAAG AACCCAAGGTTCCAAAGGAAGACACCCAACCTATAAAGAAAG AACCCAAGATTCCAGAGGAGGAGCCCAAACCTATAAAGAAAG AACCCAAGGTTCCAAAGGAAGAAACCAAACCTATAAAGAAAG AACCCAAGACTCCAAAGGTGGAAGCCAAACCTATAAAGAAAG AATCCAAGATTCCAGAGGAGGAGCCCAAATCTATAAAGAAAG AACCCAAGATTCCAGAGGAGGAGCCCAAATCTATAAAGAAAG AACCCAAGATTCCAGAGGAGGAGTCCAAATCTATAAAGAAAG AACCCAAGGTTCCAAAGGAAGACACCCAACCTATAAAGAAAG AACCCAAGATTCCAAAGGAGGAGCCCAAACCTATAAAGAAAG AACCCAAGGTTCCAAAGGAAGAAACCAAACCTATCAAGAAAG AACCCAAGACTCCAAAGGTGGAAGCCAAACCTATAAAGAAAG AACCCAAGATTCCAGAGGAGGAGCCCAAATCTATAAAGAAAG AACTAGATATTCTAAAGGAGGAACCCAAGAAAG CAGAGGCAGAAGTAGCAAAAGGCAAAGTCAAGTCCACTCCTGCAGTTAAAA AGCCTGAGGTTCCTAAGGAGAAACCTGAACCAATAAAGAAAG aAGCAGAAATGCCAAAAGAGAAACTCAAAGCCACTCCAACAATAAAAA AAGCTGAGGTtcaaaaggaggagaagaaactaATGAAGAAAg AACCAGAGGTGCCTAATGAAAAAGTATTACACACCACGGCAACACAAG TAGAGCCTGTTCTAAAGGAGAAAGTCAAGCCACCAAGGAAAG ATGTTGAATTGGCAAAAGCAAAAGCCAAACCGGCTCCACCATTAAAAG CAGAAGCTGGCATTCCAAAGGACAAAGCTAAACCTAAAAAAG CTGCTGAGAAGGACAAAGAAAAGCCAGAGCCCACTCCATCACCAAAGG AATTAGGTGTGAAGAAGGAAAAAGTCCCAGCTGCACCAACAGCAAAAA AGCCAGATGTTCCCAAGACTGAAGCCAAACAACCAAAGAAAG CACCAGGAGCGGTTTTGAAAGAAAGACTGAAACTGACAAGAGGTAAAGCAGACATTCACCTCAAAGCAG AGCTTGAAGGTCTGAAAAATCTTACAAAGCCTATTCCAAAGAAAG AACACATTGTAAAGGAAAGGAAGAAGCTGGTGGAGAAAG CAACTCCAGAGGCACCAAAAGAAGTGAAACCTGTGCCAGAGACAGAAG AGCCTGAAGTTTCACAGGAGACCACTGCACCTCTGGAGAAAG TTGTTCATATAGAATCTGTAACACCAGTGGACGTCACAGAACCAGCGCCTACAAAACCAG GTGAACCACCGCTGTTGGAGGAGTTTGGTGCAGAAGAAG atgacctGCCCTACTTCCAGTGCTTCTTTGTGGATGAAGATGACACCCACTATCCTTTCTTCCCTTTCTCACCGATCCAAATGTGA